The genomic interval GGTTTCCTGTCTCTACCTGGGACAGATAATTAGTTAAGCtaagtaaaaaaatgcaatGATACAAACAGCTGCAgcagaaaaaaatgaacaaggTTCTAATTCAGAAATATAACATGAAACCAAGGGTATATAGTTTCCATTTATTACATGATATCATAAATAGAAcgtaaatgaaataattggcagagtatattaaaaatattaacgtATAATGACAGATTTAAGATAAACCGTAGGTTCAATTTTGTACATACCACATAATAATATGactaaaaatacaaatgaCTATGTATTCATTGGTTTTTATGTATATctgaataaaaaatgtaattacgCATTATTATGAACTTCATCATAGAGTATCAATTATGCAAGGGcttaaagaaaaaggaaaatgaataCTGGATATGTTTCTTGCAATCCATTTCCAccaaaattatgaaaagtGTCGCCAGATTTCATCTCTCCAATTCAGAATTTTAACCAGCTGCCTGAAAAATTATTCCTTGTATAATGGAATCTATACGTCCGATGATTCAAAACAGCAACTTTTGATAAAAACATGCCTACAGCCAATAGATTCACTTGGGGTTCCATTTACCTGTTTTTCTACTGAGTCAACCACATTGCCCttctttcctttcttcttctgtATGCCAAATGACGCAAGGGATGAAGGCTGGGTTCTTCCTGTTGTAGCCTTGGTACTTCTTCCTCCAGCATTTGAATGAGGATATTCATCACTTTGACTTTGTTGAAATTTCAGTAACTTAGCTTCATCCTGAGTTCAAGAGACCGATGTGTAGATGCTACATTGGCATTAATATCCTCTTTTTTAAGGTTAGGGGGATAGATTGTGCTAAGTTTTGCCTCTTTCAAAGAAATGTATGTAATAGtaggacatgtaatgcaaaaACCTCACACATTTGCTTTACGAATAACCTCTACAAGAACGAAGATGGATGATTGCTTGGTCTAATCCAGTGTTTCTAGAGTAATGTTATCTATAACAACTTAACAGGCAGCTTATATCGGGGATAGGA from Salvia hispanica cultivar TCC Black 2014 unplaced genomic scaffold, UniMelb_Shisp_WGS_1.0 HiC_scaffold_396, whole genome shotgun sequence carries:
- the LOC125199144 gene encoding uncharacterized protein LOC125199144, with amino-acid sequence MSLAAASCWLSALSLTSNSRRSAPHSFIVFKSSHHPNHYPIRGKTTKLLPKSGPEDEAKLLKFQQSQSDEYPHSNAGGRSTKATTGRTQPSSLASFGIQKKKGKKGNVVDSVEKQAAG